One genomic region from Oceanicoccus sp. KOV_DT_Chl encodes:
- the phoU gene encoding phosphate signaling complex protein PhoU — MIDKDTHGHHISQQFNNELDEIKTHLLEMGGMVEKQVREAISSLIDADAPKAELVKLDDKKINYMERSIDEECTRILARRQPAASDLRLVIAISKAVIDLERIGDEAGKIATQALQLIETGESPRGYKEIRHIGNHVGYMVRDALDAFARFDPDMALAVAKEDKLVDEEYGSAVRSIITFMMEDPRSISQMINVLWTLRALERVGDHARNIAEHVIYLVKGKDVRHIGITAMTAEVEDKK; from the coding sequence ATGATTGATAAAGATACCCACGGACATCATATCTCCCAGCAGTTTAATAATGAGCTGGATGAAATTAAAACCCATTTATTGGAAATGGGTGGTATGGTTGAAAAACAGGTACGCGAAGCTATTTCATCTTTAATAGATGCCGATGCGCCGAAAGCTGAGTTGGTTAAATTAGACGATAAAAAAATTAACTATATGGAGCGATCCATTGATGAGGAGTGCACACGCATTCTAGCGCGCCGTCAACCCGCTGCAAGTGATTTGAGATTAGTGATCGCTATCAGTAAAGCCGTAATTGATTTGGAGCGGATTGGTGATGAGGCTGGAAAAATTGCTACCCAGGCGTTACAGCTAATTGAAACTGGAGAATCGCCGCGCGGTTATAAAGAAATTCGTCATATCGGTAATCATGTCGGTTACATGGTGCGTGATGCCCTTGATGCTTTTGCCCGATTTGACCCCGATATGGCACTGGCAGTAGCGAAAGAAGATAAGTTAGTTGATGAAGAGTATGGGAGTGCTGTACGCAGTATTATTACTTTTATGATGGAAGATCCGCGCTCGATTAGTCAGATGATTAATGTGTTGTGGACCTTGCGTGCTTTGGAACGAGTAGGTGACCATGCCCGGAACATTGCCGAGCATGTTATTTATTTAGTGAAAGGAAAAGATGTTCGTCATATTGGTATTACTGCAATGACGGCTGAAGTTGAAGACAAAAAATAG
- a CDS encoding aldehyde dehydrogenase family protein produces the protein MLQTQYPYYLANKAVQANNDLDVTDKYTGEVATQVAMADAATIDQAIAAAVDATEAMAKFPPYERQNVLNHCVKRFEERFEEMAMALCIEAGKPIKDARGEVSRLIDTFKIAAEEAVRIGGEVLNLEIAPRAKGYQGMYKRVPIGPCSFISPFNFPLNLAAHKVAPAIAAGCPFVLKPASRTPIGALMIGEILAETNLPIGAFSILPCHRDGADLFTVDDRFKLLSFTGSPDVGWDLKARAGKKPVVLELGGNAACIVDHDTDLDDAVERIIFGSFYQSGQSCIGVQRIMIHSSLYDEFKQRFVKATKALVMGDPKDETTFIGPMISESEARRLDSWVQEASAQGATILCGGQRDGAMLEATVLENVPSDCNINTKEAFGPVVVLSVFDEFDQALAAVNDSDFGLQAGIFTRDIYKAYKAWDTLDVGGVVIGDVPSWRVDNMPYGGVKDSGVGREGIRYAIEDMTEIRLMVLRTPQ, from the coding sequence ATGTTACAAACGCAATACCCCTACTACTTAGCCAACAAGGCAGTACAGGCCAATAATGATCTTGATGTGACTGATAAATATACGGGTGAAGTGGCGACTCAGGTAGCAATGGCTGATGCCGCCACCATTGATCAAGCAATTGCTGCCGCAGTAGATGCCACCGAAGCGATGGCCAAATTTCCTCCTTACGAACGTCAAAATGTGCTTAACCATTGCGTTAAACGTTTTGAAGAACGCTTTGAAGAAATGGCAATGGCACTGTGTATAGAGGCCGGCAAGCCGATCAAGGACGCCAGGGGTGAAGTATCGCGCCTGATTGATACCTTCAAAATTGCCGCCGAAGAAGCCGTTCGTATTGGCGGTGAAGTACTCAACCTTGAAATCGCCCCCAGAGCCAAAGGCTATCAAGGTATGTACAAGCGCGTACCTATTGGTCCCTGTTCTTTTATTTCTCCTTTTAACTTTCCGCTAAACCTGGCCGCTCATAAGGTCGCCCCTGCAATTGCTGCCGGCTGCCCCTTCGTGCTGAAACCAGCAAGTCGTACGCCGATTGGCGCTTTAATGATCGGCGAAATACTGGCAGAAACCAATTTACCGATTGGTGCATTTTCAATTTTACCCTGTCATCGCGATGGCGCCGATTTGTTCACCGTTGATGATCGCTTTAAATTATTAAGCTTTACGGGTTCACCGGATGTAGGCTGGGATTTAAAAGCCAGAGCTGGCAAAAAACCGGTGGTATTAGAGCTGGGAGGCAATGCCGCCTGTATTGTCGACCACGATACGGACCTGGATGACGCCGTGGAGCGAATTATTTTTGGTTCATTTTATCAATCGGGGCAAAGCTGTATCGGTGTGCAACGGATCATGATTCACAGCTCACTGTACGATGAATTCAAGCAACGCTTTGTCAAAGCCACCAAAGCATTGGTAATGGGCGACCCCAAAGATGAAACCACCTTTATCGGGCCAATGATTTCAGAAAGCGAGGCGAGACGACTCGATAGCTGGGTGCAGGAAGCAAGCGCCCAGGGAGCCACTATTCTTTGCGGCGGCCAGCGAGACGGCGCCATGCTGGAAGCGACGGTATTGGAAAACGTGCCATCAGATTGCAACATCAATACCAAAGAAGCGTTTGGCCCAGTCGTTGTACTATCGGTATTTGATGAATTTGATCAGGCACTTGCTGCCGTGAATGATAGTGATTTTGGTCTTCAAGCTGGAATTTTCACCCGTGACATCTACAAAGCCTATAAAGCCTGGGACACACTTGATGTAGGTGGTGTTGTCATCGGCGACGTTCCCTCCTGGCGGGTCGATAATATGCCCTACGGCGGCGTTAAAGACAGCGGCGTTGGCCGCGAAGGCATCCGCTATGCCATTGAAGATATGACGGAGATTCGTCTGATGGTGCTGCGCACACCACAATGA
- a CDS encoding AbgT family transporter — protein sequence MNHTSLSERLLIKIEQAGNKLPHPTLLFIYLCGFIIALSAITAAMDIHAIHPVSGDTITVSSLLSRDGLHLILTKSVSNFTQFAPVGSVLVAIMGIGVAERSGLIAAVLTATVLKAPRQLLSFFIVFSGVLSSLAMDTGYVVLIPLAALVFQAAGRHPIAGIAAAFAGVSGGFSANLLIGPVDAILGGISAEAASLVKPGYEVSAAANYYFIIVSTLLISVVGTWITEKIVIPRLGETTANITEAVRTTLNPAEKKALQSVGLFSVVCIALLLATLIPEQGLLRADNGSILNSPFIKGIVVLIAIYAAIAGLLYGKVSGNFTRQDDFIDGMETSISMMASYIVLMFFAAQFVSYFNWSQLGAISAINGAQFLQSMNLSAPTLMVSFVIMSALINCLIGSSSAKWALFAPIFVPMFLLLGISPEATQVAYRIGDSSTNIITPLMPYFGVVVAFVQRYDKEAGIGTIIATMLPYSIAFLVSWSALLVLWILLDWPLGPGREYFYNCLLNNQQKITMSVEYCTRFCPG from the coding sequence ATGAACCACACCTCGCTCAGTGAGCGACTTCTGATAAAAATTGAACAGGCGGGAAATAAACTGCCTCACCCCACTCTATTATTTATTTATCTGTGTGGTTTTATTATTGCCCTCTCCGCAATAACTGCGGCAATGGATATACACGCCATACATCCGGTTAGTGGCGACACCATCACCGTAAGCAGCCTACTCAGCCGTGATGGTCTACATCTCATATTAACTAAAAGCGTTAGCAACTTTACCCAATTTGCACCCGTAGGCTCGGTGTTAGTCGCTATTATGGGCATCGGTGTCGCTGAGCGTTCGGGATTAATCGCTGCAGTGCTGACCGCCACAGTATTAAAGGCACCCAGACAATTATTGAGTTTCTTTATTGTATTTAGCGGTGTGCTATCAAGCCTGGCAATGGATACTGGCTATGTGGTGCTCATACCTTTAGCCGCGCTGGTTTTTCAAGCTGCTGGACGTCACCCAATTGCCGGTATTGCCGCAGCATTTGCTGGCGTATCCGGAGGCTTTAGCGCCAATCTTTTAATCGGCCCGGTGGATGCAATTCTGGGCGGAATCTCAGCAGAAGCTGCATCATTGGTCAAACCCGGTTACGAAGTTAGTGCCGCCGCCAATTATTATTTTATTATTGTGTCAACATTACTCATCAGCGTAGTAGGTACATGGATCACAGAAAAAATTGTGATCCCCCGCTTGGGTGAAACGACTGCAAACATTACCGAAGCCGTAAGAACCACTCTGAATCCTGCAGAAAAAAAGGCGTTGCAAAGCGTAGGTCTATTTTCAGTTGTTTGCATTGCCCTATTATTAGCCACTCTTATACCGGAACAAGGGTTACTGCGTGCGGATAACGGCAGCATTTTAAACTCGCCTTTTATCAAAGGCATTGTGGTTCTCATTGCTATTTATGCTGCCATCGCTGGCTTACTGTACGGCAAAGTCAGTGGTAATTTTACTCGACAAGATGATTTTATTGACGGTATGGAAACCAGTATCAGCATGATGGCAAGCTACATTGTGCTGATGTTTTTTGCGGCGCAATTTGTTAGTTATTTTAACTGGAGTCAACTGGGTGCTATTAGTGCAATTAATGGCGCGCAATTTTTGCAGTCGATGAATTTGAGTGCGCCCACCCTAATGGTGAGCTTCGTTATTATGTCGGCGTTAATCAACTGCTTAATTGGCAGCTCATCCGCCAAGTGGGCATTGTTTGCCCCCATCTTTGTCCCGATGTTTTTATTATTGGGCATTAGCCCTGAAGCCACTCAAGTCGCTTACCGGATCGGTGATAGCTCGACCAATATCATTACGCCACTGATGCCGTATTTTGGGGTGGTCGTCGCTTTTGTACAGCGTTACGACAAAGAAGCTGGGATAGGCACTATCATTGCAACCATGCTGCCTTACTCGATAGCCTTCCTGGTCAGCTGGTCAGCCCTATTGGTATTGTGGATTTTGCTGGATTGGCCACTGGGACCGGGGCGGGAATATTTTTATAACTGCTTACTTAATAACCAACAAAAAATAACTATGTCAGTCGAGTATTGCACTCGCTTCTGTCCGGGATAA
- a CDS encoding bifunctional diguanylate cyclase/phosphodiesterase produces MAVTGFWIISSNAIQNTFEQQAGQWMNKLDELSTPLYVSQDINEFTAIENYINNYSEVSYLKFYKADGVGVLAEYIASSSADLDVPVFNKSVFDDFTRTELKNGRAISNVITVQHSLMRMIAPVSIVSMRADEMLDFDMDDSAAESVEVIGYIDMGLDFSSHQSHLVDNIIKGSFFFAILFCIAAVIGRQLTTNALKPLLDLREPLNRLAQGDTDVWVSKNGDEEIVAISNALNATINAIKGRDAELRRLADYDALTGLINKRSFNNLLEQEKQRVVKEKDKSALFFIDLDQFKYVNDTLGHASGDRLLVQIAELLKKRMRTDDVVCRLGGDEFAVLAKSVDKSGAIEIANSIVKSMYDFLFIEQGKTFNIYCSVGAALIEADKQSAEEAFSNADMACYNAKSQGRNRFHLYEAQANDENKLDIGWSHRIAEALANDKFVLHYQPIVGVEEGGIPSYEALLRMIGEEGELVPPNLFIPVAERFGLATEIDYWVIRHSMKALEALNNEGRRVRFYVNLSGQLLVDPDFVNRVVRTFNEYDIDASQVVFELTERAAVGNIYNASQKMVRLQSYGFQFAVDDFGSGFSSFSYLKNMPVEYVKIEGEFVERILEDKIDRALVKSMVDIAKACGKKVVAEYVGDQETYDLLKSYGIDYAQGFFIAKPSADVVRGNTDPVLPENVTALKTHQG; encoded by the coding sequence ATGGCGGTAACCGGATTCTGGATCATTTCCAGCAATGCCATTCAAAATACTTTTGAACAGCAAGCTGGGCAATGGATGAATAAACTGGACGAACTCAGTACTCCGCTTTATGTGTCACAAGATATCAATGAATTTACTGCAATAGAAAATTACATTAATAATTATTCGGAAGTATCCTATTTAAAGTTTTATAAAGCTGATGGCGTTGGTGTGCTGGCTGAATATATTGCATCCTCTTCAGCTGACCTTGATGTGCCTGTCTTTAATAAGAGTGTCTTTGATGATTTTACCCGTACCGAGCTAAAAAATGGCCGCGCTATAAGCAATGTGATTACTGTGCAGCATTCGTTGATGCGAATGATTGCGCCGGTCTCGATTGTGTCAATGCGCGCGGATGAAATGCTGGATTTTGATATGGATGACTCTGCTGCTGAGAGCGTGGAAGTCATCGGCTATATTGATATGGGTCTTGATTTTAGTTCACACCAAAGTCATTTGGTGGACAATATTATCAAGGGCAGTTTTTTCTTCGCAATATTGTTTTGTATAGCAGCTGTGATTGGTCGTCAGTTAACTACCAATGCGCTAAAACCACTACTTGATTTACGTGAACCATTAAATCGTCTGGCTCAAGGTGATACTGATGTTTGGGTCAGTAAAAATGGCGATGAAGAAATCGTCGCAATTAGCAATGCGTTAAATGCCACGATTAATGCGATTAAAGGCCGCGATGCAGAGTTACGCCGATTGGCAGATTACGATGCCTTAACCGGTTTAATAAATAAGCGTAGTTTTAATAATTTATTAGAGCAAGAGAAGCAGCGAGTTGTTAAAGAAAAGGATAAAAGCGCGTTATTCTTTATCGATTTGGATCAATTTAAATATGTTAATGACACGTTAGGTCATGCATCTGGCGATCGCTTGCTGGTACAAATTGCTGAGCTGTTAAAAAAGCGTATGCGGACGGATGATGTGGTTTGTCGATTAGGTGGTGATGAATTTGCGGTATTGGCTAAATCAGTTGATAAGTCGGGCGCAATTGAAATTGCTAACTCTATCGTTAAATCTATGTATGATTTTTTGTTTATCGAGCAAGGTAAGACGTTTAATATTTATTGCTCAGTGGGTGCGGCCTTGATAGAAGCAGATAAGCAAAGTGCTGAAGAGGCTTTCTCTAACGCAGATATGGCTTGTTATAACGCCAAATCGCAAGGCCGAAATCGTTTTCATTTGTATGAGGCGCAAGCCAATGATGAAAATAAATTGGATATTGGTTGGTCACATCGTATTGCTGAAGCGTTGGCTAATGATAAATTTGTGCTGCATTACCAGCCTATTGTCGGAGTAGAAGAAGGCGGTATCCCTAGTTATGAGGCGCTGCTGCGGATGATAGGCGAAGAGGGTGAATTGGTACCGCCTAACTTATTTATTCCAGTAGCCGAACGCTTTGGATTAGCTACCGAAATCGACTACTGGGTAATCAGGCACAGTATGAAGGCGTTGGAAGCGTTGAATAATGAAGGTCGCCGAGTTCGGTTTTATGTCAACCTTTCGGGGCAGCTGTTGGTAGACCCTGATTTTGTAAATCGTGTCGTTAGAACATTTAATGAATATGATATAGATGCCTCTCAAGTAGTGTTTGAACTAACCGAGCGGGCCGCAGTGGGTAATATCTATAATGCTTCGCAGAAAATGGTTCGCTTGCAGTCTTATGGCTTCCAGTTTGCAGTGGATGATTTTGGTTCCGGCTTTAGTTCGTTTTCGTATTTGAAAAATATGCCGGTAGAATATGTGAAAATTGAAGGTGAGTTTGTTGAGCGGATATTGGAAGATAAAATTGATCGCGCTCTGGTTAAATCGATGGTGGACATTGCCAAGGCCTGTGGTAAAAAAGTGGTGGCAGAATATGTTGGTGATCAGGAAACCTATGATTTGCTTAAAAGCTACGGTATTGATTATGCACAAGGTTTTTTCATCGCCAAGCCTTCAGCTGATGTTGTCAGGGGAAATACGGATCCAGTTCTACCCGAAAATGTAACAGCGTTGAAAACGCATCAGGGCTGA
- the pstB gene encoding phosphate ABC transporter ATP-binding protein PstB: MADEEVSLSVHDLNLFYEGKKQALYDINLSIPQQRVTAFIGPSGCGKSTLLRCFNRMNDLVDGCEITGKILLDQDDIYQRGIDVASLRRRIGMVFQKPNPFPKSIYENVAYGLRIQGVNKKRVLDEVVEKSLRQAALWDEVKDRLHDSALGMSGGQQQRLVIARTIAIEPEVLLLDEPASALDPISTLKIEELINELKSKYTIVIVTHNMQQAARVSDYTAFLYMGKLIEFDTTDKLFTNPNKKQTEDYITGRYG; encoded by the coding sequence ATGGCTGATGAAGAAGTTAGCTTGTCTGTGCATGATCTAAACCTGTTTTATGAAGGGAAAAAGCAGGCGCTCTACGATATTAATTTATCGATACCCCAGCAGCGTGTAACTGCATTTATTGGGCCTAGTGGATGCGGTAAGTCTACCTTGCTACGCTGCTTTAACCGAATGAATGACTTGGTTGATGGCTGCGAAATCACCGGGAAAATTTTGTTGGATCAGGATGATATCTATCAGCGTGGTATCGATGTGGCCTCATTACGCCGTCGTATCGGCATGGTATTCCAGAAACCAAACCCTTTTCCCAAGTCGATTTATGAAAACGTGGCTTATGGTTTGCGAATTCAGGGTGTGAATAAAAAGCGCGTACTGGATGAGGTGGTTGAAAAATCCTTGCGCCAGGCAGCGTTATGGGACGAAGTCAAAGACCGTTTACACGATAGCGCTCTAGGTATGTCGGGCGGTCAGCAGCAGCGCTTGGTAATTGCTCGCACTATTGCGATTGAGCCAGAAGTACTGTTATTGGATGAGCCTGCGTCAGCACTGGACCCGATTTCAACATTAAAAATCGAAGAGCTGATAAATGAGCTAAAATCCAAATACACCATTGTGATCGTTACTCACAATATGCAGCAGGCGGCGCGAGTTTCAGATTACACAGCGTTTTTGTATATGGGCAAGCTGATTGAGTTTGATACGACGGATAAACTATTCACTAACCCAAATAAAAAGCAAACAGAAGATTATATTACTGGTCGATATGGTTAA
- a CDS encoding FimV family protein, producing the protein MKLLATLPLPLIRTTLLLSSLLLALTTHALELGEISIKSNLGEPLNAQLPIRKHEDFGPAELLINQAPADIYNQMGVDRSALYQELRFDVNELGLLTISSPQPIKEPYLNFILQFRWADGELYREFNLLLDPPAP; encoded by the coding sequence GTGAAACTGCTAGCCACACTGCCGCTCCCACTAATACGCACAACACTCCTGCTGAGCAGCCTGCTTTTAGCGCTCACTACTCATGCTCTGGAACTCGGTGAGATATCCATCAAATCCAATCTAGGGGAACCCCTGAATGCTCAACTGCCTATTCGCAAGCATGAGGATTTTGGTCCAGCTGAATTATTGATCAACCAGGCACCGGCTGATATTTACAATCAAATGGGCGTTGACCGCAGCGCGCTGTATCAGGAACTGCGGTTTGATGTGAACGAGCTAGGGCTGCTAACGATATCCTCACCCCAGCCCATTAAAGAACCCTATTTAAATTTCATCCTGCAGTTTCGTTGGGCCGACGGTGAATTGTACCGGGAATTCAATTTGTTACTGGATCCACCGGCGCCATAA
- a CDS encoding CinA family nicotinamide mononucleotide deamidase-related protein: MKIQLLLTGNELMSGHTVDSNSAMIAELLANKTYNIHRKVTISDDINGLVTEMDLISQQADVLIVNGGLGPTVDDLTAQALSLLVKQPIEVNRTAANHLQQWCDRRKLPMNDANLKQAQLPKGVEIIPNPTGSAVGFCINHNDCLIICTPGVPSELRLMMEQTIVELICQRFPNDEYISTIRLQTFGLGESSLQQLVNKELTDWPAEVELGFRAGLPLLEVKLSIHNTAHQALQKKCYQQLQEKIGDYIIGENNCTLASAVIDLLNRRQQKITTAESCTGGLIAASITEIAGASAVFEAGFVTYSNSMKQQLIGVDPAILLAHGAVSEPVVLAMAAGAISRSGADYAIAVSGIAGPDGGSDDKPVGTVWMAWGAKGNLQSRRLQFNASRQWFQQIVTATTLDLIRRELSGIETTPRYFQKKK; this comes from the coding sequence ATGAAAATACAATTATTACTCACCGGTAATGAACTTATGTCGGGACATACCGTGGACTCCAACTCGGCTATGATCGCAGAATTATTGGCCAACAAAACCTATAACATTCACCGTAAAGTCACGATCAGCGATGATATCAATGGCTTGGTAACAGAGATGGATCTTATCAGCCAACAAGCCGACGTGCTTATAGTCAATGGCGGTTTGGGACCAACTGTTGACGACCTGACGGCTCAAGCACTGTCGCTGCTAGTCAAGCAGCCCATCGAAGTAAATCGCACCGCAGCAAACCATCTGCAACAGTGGTGTGATCGACGCAAACTGCCGATGAATGATGCCAACCTGAAACAAGCACAACTCCCCAAGGGCGTCGAAATCATTCCCAACCCCACCGGCAGTGCCGTCGGTTTTTGCATCAATCACAACGACTGCTTGATCATTTGCACGCCGGGTGTACCCAGTGAATTACGCTTAATGATGGAACAAACCATCGTCGAACTCATTTGCCAGCGCTTTCCCAATGACGAATATATTTCAACGATCCGCCTCCAGACTTTTGGGCTAGGTGAATCCAGCTTGCAGCAATTAGTGAATAAAGAACTGACTGACTGGCCCGCCGAAGTGGAACTGGGATTTAGAGCGGGCCTACCCTTATTGGAAGTAAAACTCAGCATTCATAATACCGCGCACCAAGCCTTGCAAAAAAAGTGCTACCAGCAATTACAAGAAAAAATTGGTGACTATATTATTGGTGAAAACAACTGCACACTAGCGTCAGCAGTGATTGATTTACTCAACAGAAGACAACAAAAAATTACCACCGCCGAATCCTGTACTGGTGGTTTAATTGCCGCATCAATCACTGAAATAGCCGGGGCATCTGCGGTGTTTGAAGCCGGCTTTGTCACCTATTCCAACAGTATGAAGCAGCAACTAATCGGAGTTGACCCCGCAATATTGTTAGCGCATGGCGCGGTCAGCGAACCCGTAGTACTGGCAATGGCTGCCGGCGCTATTAGCCGCAGCGGCGCTGATTATGCCATCGCAGTTTCTGGTATTGCCGGACCAGACGGCGGTAGCGATGACAAACCCGTCGGAACTGTTTGGATGGCTTGGGGGGCTAAGGGCAACCTGCAAAGTCGGCGTTTACAATTTAACGCTTCACGACAATGGTTCCAGCAAATAGTCACCGCTACTACGCTGGACTTAATCCGCCGGGAATTATCAGGCATAGAAACCACCCCGCGGTATTTTCAAAAAAAGAAGTAA
- a CDS encoding MFS transporter, with protein MQTPVKVSQKQLFALYFAIMATGMGQTVVFAVIPMLGRELALDQLVVNLPFFGAFALKELAITSLTSIASLTFFIAAPYWGRRSDRVGRKPIIIIGLLGYTLGTLAFNGSAQLGLNGVLAGFGLYLMLMVTRILLVLVMSATHPAASAYMIDVTSLQKRTKGMGKMSAASQIGTMVGPALGTLVAISYLAPLYLQAFLTFVAAILVWRLLPDSGLDISKRRELPRLRYFDKRYRVYLGIGLVLYTMMGMVQQTLGFYFQDVLQLESKQAVQQFALAMVVCSSAMLFSQLVIVQRWNVHPMRLFRVGLPLVIAGYLLLANTAALFWLMVGMGLFGMGMGMASPGYNVTATMTVNHDEQGALAGLSASAPGMGYVIGPLLGGFIYSIEPSYTYWFAGLVLVPLFFYAIKLKDPEADAG; from the coding sequence ATGCAAACGCCTGTTAAAGTTTCTCAAAAACAATTATTTGCTCTGTATTTTGCCATTATGGCTACTGGTATGGGCCAGACAGTGGTGTTTGCGGTTATTCCGATGCTGGGACGGGAACTGGCATTGGACCAGTTGGTCGTCAATCTTCCATTTTTTGGTGCTTTTGCGCTGAAAGAGCTAGCCATTACTTCATTGACCTCCATAGCGTCGCTTACTTTTTTTATAGCTGCGCCTTATTGGGGGCGGCGCAGTGACCGGGTTGGCCGTAAGCCGATCATTATCATTGGGTTGCTGGGCTATACACTGGGGACACTGGCATTTAATGGCAGTGCGCAATTGGGTTTGAATGGGGTGCTGGCGGGCTTTGGGCTTTATCTCATGTTAATGGTGACGCGGATTTTATTGGTGCTGGTAATGTCCGCAACGCATCCGGCGGCGTCGGCTTATATGATCGATGTGACTAGCTTGCAGAAGCGTACCAAAGGCATGGGGAAGATGTCTGCGGCGAGCCAAATAGGCACTATGGTTGGGCCCGCGTTGGGTACACTGGTGGCAATTAGTTATTTAGCGCCACTGTATTTACAAGCTTTTCTTACCTTTGTGGCGGCTATTTTGGTGTGGCGTTTATTGCCCGATAGTGGTTTGGATATTTCGAAGAGGCGGGAGCTGCCCAGGCTGCGCTATTTCGATAAACGTTACCGTGTTTATTTAGGTATCGGCTTAGTGCTGTATACGATGATGGGTATGGTGCAGCAAACTCTGGGGTTTTATTTTCAGGATGTATTGCAGTTGGAATCCAAACAGGCGGTACAGCAGTTTGCCTTGGCAATGGTGGTGTGTTCATCGGCGATGTTATTTTCACAGTTAGTGATTGTACAGCGCTGGAATGTTCACCCTATGAGGTTGTTTCGGGTAGGTTTACCCCTGGTGATTGCTGGTTATTTATTACTTGCAAATACCGCAGCATTATTCTGGTTGATGGTGGGTATGGGTCTATTTGGAATGGGCATGGGGATGGCATCACCCGGCTATAACGTCACGGCCACTATGACGGTGAATCATGACGAGCAAGGCGCGTTGGCAGGTTTGTCAGCCTCGGCACCAGGCATGGGGTATGTGATTGGTCCGTTGCTAGGCGGTTTTATTTATTCTATAGAGCCCAGTTATACTTACTGGTTCGCCGGTTTGGTGTTAGTCCCCTTATTTTTCTATGCTATCAAACTAAAAGATCCAGAGGCTGATGCGGGTTAA
- a CDS encoding phytanoyl-CoA dioxygenase family protein: MNFIRWEPAIRAMFHGRPLYDASLPITSSRGVVIDPAAVFPLTDDTVPIRDFLDATGYVLLKNVFSEQELTLFRSGAEKLKSMAKEGDNTSWWGKNQRGDAVLTRVIHAAVLAEFNRLYQHPQVKKIEAMLPELKAMSPDEVDGVTVVYKNPAMVAGLSDLPWHRDCGLGGHAVMCPKIICSIYLYDATPAAGALKFLPGSHKASFGFMDANDNAAPTGVTVAAKAGDVSLHYSDVMHCAPPPALGSHEYRISVLLNFDRDFQHHRGQRHYNDVLLGSEDGQIDHLAKAVEKA; encoded by the coding sequence ATGAATTTCATCCGGTGGGAGCCGGCAATACGTGCGATGTTTCACGGTAGGCCTTTATATGACGCGAGTCTGCCGATTACGTCTAGCAGGGGAGTGGTGATAGATCCTGCGGCGGTATTTCCTTTAACGGATGATACGGTACCGATAAGAGATTTTCTGGACGCAACAGGTTATGTGCTGTTGAAAAATGTGTTTTCAGAGCAGGAGTTAACTCTGTTTCGGTCGGGTGCAGAAAAATTGAAATCGATGGCGAAAGAGGGGGATAACACTTCCTGGTGGGGGAAAAATCAAAGGGGCGATGCTGTCTTGACCCGGGTGATTCACGCTGCGGTGTTGGCTGAGTTTAACCGTTTGTATCAACATCCCCAAGTCAAAAAAATCGAAGCGATGTTGCCGGAGTTAAAAGCGATGAGCCCTGATGAAGTGGACGGGGTTACGGTTGTCTACAAAAATCCCGCTATGGTGGCGGGCTTATCGGATTTACCCTGGCATCGCGATTGCGGATTGGGAGGTCATGCGGTGATGTGCCCGAAGATTATCTGCAGTATTTATTTATATGACGCAACACCAGCAGCCGGGGCATTAAAGTTTTTACCGGGCTCGCATAAGGCTAGCTTTGGTTTTATGGATGCCAACGATAATGCAGCGCCAACTGGTGTGACGGTTGCGGCGAAGGCGGGAGATGTGAGCTTGCACTACAGTGATGTTATGCATTGCGCGCCACCACCTGCACTAGGGAGTCATGAATACCGGATCAGTGTGTTGCTGAATTTTGATCGTGATTTCCAGCATCACCGCGGTCAGCGTCATTACAATGATGTGTTGTTAGGGAGTGAGGACGGCCAGATAGATCATCTGGCGAAAGCCGTGGAGAAGGCCTGA